The following is a genomic window from Aphis gossypii isolate Hap1 chromosome X, ASM2018417v2, whole genome shotgun sequence.
GTAGAACTGGAATATGAGGTTGATGATGGTGAACATGGAATAATGGACGTTTTTGAAGCATTGTAAGAGGTAAAAAgcttgattaaaatattgttgagttcctgatttttacttattaatatattttgattgttgTCGGAGGCAGGAGCTGAATCGAATGTATTATTTGATGATACATTAGAATTTAACTCTGATAGTGGTCTATTAACAGTAGACGTTAGTATTGGATTAGAGGTAGAAGAAACGATTGAAGTGGTATTTAATTTAGCCCGAAGAAGTGGAACTAACGACGAAAATGGAATTGAAGTAGAAGTTCGATtagataacaaatttttaataactagttttataaattctggATTAAAGCCCGAAGATATACCTGACGCAGGTGTAGGTGTCAAAGATGTCAGTATTTGTTGAAGAGGAGAAATCGTACCATTTGactgattatttaatacattcggTAAACAAGAACTTTTTGTTGACtcagatgatgatgatgaacaAGCAGGTGAAATAGTATGTAGTTTTTTATCCGGAGCAGGAACAGAAGTTACGTTTGGCATGTGTACGTCATAAGTTTTAGTTGGTATTAAAGGAGAAGAACCCATTTGTGCTTTATTGGACAGTAATAGTGTcaataaaagatttataaaagttgGGTTATAACCAGAAAATAAAGATGGAGTAGAAGTTGGGGTTACTTCTGGTAGTGAAACTGGTAAATTACTTTCAGCTGGAAATTCTTCAGGTGCCGTTTCTGATCCATGTTCTAAAAATGATGCTGGGGGCTTCTCAGAAACTGGTAACGGAAGTACTTCATGAACTGGATGATTAGGTGGAGGGGTTGAATCACGTGGCACACCTGGTAATACACTCAATGATGGCACGGCAGGGTGTGATATAGAACACGGTTTTGTACCTGGAACCACGTTTTTGTTCAAAGTTGgcttaaacaaaatacatggtGGTAACAAAGGCGTCGGCTTAGAATCAGATAAAGATGAATGCGGTGAAACTAAAGACGACTTATTGAGCAAAAAATTTATGATGTCAGTATTAGTTGCAGTATCAATTTCATATGGCGACTTTGGAATCGGAACGGTAATAGACTGGACAGTATCACACGACGGGTTAGGTAAAATACTTGAAGAGCTTGAGGAGGAGCCTGACGCACATGGTAAAGATGTTGTAAGTGGCTTTGAACCAGACGCGGGCAATTGTGCTGCATTTGATGTAGATGGAGAGGGTAAAGTTGATTTATCAAAAGTTGGTGCTTTACCTGCCTGTAAACTGTATGCTGGAGAcgacaaaatttgaattatagaatttaaaaggtCCGTGTTATTAGTAAGTGCCAATGGTGTGGGTGATATTAATGGCGTTGATCCTGATAAATCTGGAGAAAGGGTTGGTGTAGAAGATATGGCTGGTGCATGAACACTCGATGAACAAGAACTCGGGTTGGCCGAAGAATCACAAGGAGGAGATATTGTTTGCGGCTTCAAAACCGGTGTGAGATGTAGTGTAGAAGTTGAATCAGACGTTGACGACAAACACGGGTGAGATGAACCATGTTTATGACTTCGCAAAGAACATGAAAATACACTATCCTAAATCACACCAAATAcatgtttcaataaaatgttatattttttttttataataaaaaaaaattaatttaaataatattcattacctTAGCAACCAATGTCAAAAATACTGTGATAAAAATCTTTAAGCcagccataatattattgaagtcGTATACAGTTATTCTGTAGTACACGAActgttactaaaaattatatttcttagggtttatataccattaaatatcgataaaataaatgttatctaAGCACGTTATTAcaacatcaaaaatatatccagtaaacattatattttatcaaggtgtcaaatataataattgtggaataactcaaaatatacatatttatgcaACACTACAACAGTTGAGATTAAACCAAggatacaacataatataatcaaataatcaaatcttatattaaatattaatgaattgttttttgttcacaataagataaataaaatataggtaagtacgtaagaatataacaaaatatcggGAAACGCTGATGTATTGTGGGTTAGGTATATCTTGTCATTGAGTACATCGCTGTTATGGATttgttaaattgaatttaataatatgattaattattgcaaacaaaatataattgagcATAAACGATCTATCaaccgttataataataactaataataatttttgttattacttaaaacttaAGTCAATACGAAGTAAATTAGACCAGTTTAAATAGGTTAgtggtataaattatagcttaaaattaaccttaatattttttgaatcctattgagtataataaataataacattcataGTTGCAAGAGTTTCaactacttaaataataataatatattttagtaaaattagaaattatattataatttttgaatacaaacaaaaaaataattaaaaatattgtttttgtttaaatattcaatttagtcGAAATTCGTAGTTGAAatgtctgaaaaaaaatattatggtaggtaatattatactaatatgtaatttttgatatttttaggtttttgtaaaaaaaaaagtaataagaaacttgtagtttaattttcaatagctaatataaataattatatatatttttaactaaaaaataatttgcacattttcttgttaaaattttaactttagtcaccaatataaaaaaaataggacccatgtaatatttttaaaaaagctatACGTAAAACATATGAAGatcattgtattaatttttttaaataggtatactccgagcataaacatttttatcgatatttatataaaaataatattatattatataaatatagttaattatataaaatattattattatatactataataatatatttttttcagggGAGTCCAGAGAAAAATAGTACACttaccataaataaaatttaagacatcagaagtttaaaacattattatttttattatctaactaGAGGGGAGCCGTGACCCTCCCCAGCCACCCTTATGGGCGCTCttgataataagtaattaaaataaaatgagcaAAAATCTTATACATcatgtattaaacattaaagcaTTTTATAACTTCTGAAGATATgagtatcaatataaaaaacacaaacCTACATACATGCAGACACACACTTTTAAAGGCGTTACATTTATTACTCCACTCAGAACCTAACAAGAAACACGAAAAATCACGATTTTcttaataaccataataaatttatacttttcagTATAGGACCGTACATTGTTAAATTGAAACAAACGCCTTTAaacatatgatattttaaagttaattcgaaaaaacattattaaacaaatcggatttttaaaataatttttgaatacatagtatttgatacattaatatttagtgtaGACAAGACGTTTACTTTAGATACttgaaatagttaattttaaaaaacgtgaTGTAAATGTTTTGTAACCACTACAGCTTGAcgtttaattatgtatatgtcgTAGGCATATAGTCAAATCAGGCATTTTACTAAATGCCTAGGCATATAatcaaagaatttaatttgtatgcaaTTTCACAATCCGCCTAGATATTTATAGTCAAATGCCTGTTTCAAGCCAggcaaatgataaaaatgaaacattttgtattattttaagcatttaactatattttctattaattatctattgttattttatgtatatataaaaaaacaatgtattatttattaatatgtaaaacacgtagaaatatgaaatatgtttaatttcgtATTAATTGGTACTATTGTCTTGAGACTTTaatcataagtatataatatatataggtaataactaattaagtaTGATAGATGTAGATgagtacgagtatattattatttacccaaTAGTCTTATATAGTACGAGCACTGACCAgtgaataattactataatattaaatacttattaaataaaaataaaagttccatttattttaccttggaaaattaacataggtacttacttgGTTGTgagttatgtttaaaaaaaaataataaatgttccaGCAAATGTTACCAAACAATAACATGTtacaagtattaataaataagaattaacaaacatttgtaattattacaataaatccttttaaattattttttatacttgtactATATTACATCTATAGatgtactaattataattagtaataacctatatatatactcgtatattatatatttatgatttaagttttaaaacaatagtacCGATTAGCACGAAATTAAACGTACCTATTTtacatactaataaataatacatagttttttttatattatattatattaataatataattattttgacagtttacatttatatgtgatttttaaaaaaattgcaaaatgtCGGCTTCTGAATtacctaaaatttttaaaaattatataagctaTGGAAAAAATGCGTTACACTATACTTTAAGCTTTATTGcactttatataggtattcattttgtaattaaaacattttaattaataatcgtaagaattagtttatatttctgTTACGAAGTTGTAACCAAGGTTGCTCATCATCCGAAtcctaaattaatatgaaatatttcaatgaacAGTATTACAGTAAGATAATTGatgagatatattttaaacataatatattaactaattttatttattagatttaagaaaatgtattttcttatttacatCGTGCACATTATCAATCATTGAAAAGTAATTTTCGCCACATAGAACTCAATCTAAACTCgtcaataatttcttatatatatttgctgtttgaaattataataaattattatgaaatattttcatacttttgtcgatgaaaattaattaactttaaattattttctattataatattcaatttatatacaccgttgtttaaaaatattataatgagtttCTCGAACATGACGTACTTATAACAACCTATCACGAGCGacagtcaataataataatataatatatagataattattaattaataataataatatcattagtgaccaaaatgaatgtattaataagtGCGTGGTATTTCCGTTCTCCGGTGACAGTATACCTACGTCAGTGCTAAAGTATGACAGTTTCtcgtaataggtatttaatggTGAGTTAGTATTTTGGCTATAGTTAtggacataaattataaataaattaggaaggaatttttgtgtttaattatttattttaaaaatccagatttataaaaaaaaaaataaatattatttagatacaaCATTTGCAGACCACACAATTACGATGAAATAGGTAGCTGTTTAGTTAGTAGCGTATAGAAAACATCATTTTACAACATcaatttacaagtaattaattaacttaagtatagtgtattataactttataatttattagggattatattttttttaaattaaatatagggAAAACTGAATAgttgaaataactataatatttctaccaatataatttaattgtattttttaccctatattatacgtatagttgtcctatgcataaatataaattacaattactgatgcgactatattataaacgggCTCGATCTAACCATAAACTTAGTTTTTCCCGTGTGCAATCGCAAcgggaataataatataatatagacgataaaatatttttataattgaataaaaattgtacaacttttttaataatataggtaattatcaataatttagtcCTTTAGAATAATTGGGCACACGAAAATCGGATAAATTGAGTAATTCGGATCAACCAAACGGTATGTGAACATGACGTGGTAAACGCGGCCCATATCTTACCTACTGTGTAATATACCGATAGCGAATTCGTAATATAGGCTATATAGCTATACGATTAAATAATAGGATATCGTATTAAATGACCGTATTCGTTTAATTCCGTCTCACTATCTGAGCGTCGGTTGTCGAGTGAACTTGATACCATAGCCGATATGTGTGCTGTGTGTCAGTGTAAATATATCGTTGTGAAATTAATACGCTCCGTCGAAATGCATACCTACAACgttaagtaaaaacaattttaaatttccgaTTTCGTGCGTTTTAATCACGGCGCGCGTTGCCCGTTAACACGAAATCTGGCCGAGTATTAAGTTATTTCCAACCTCCACGTCGATTTGATTAAATTCGTTtcgtattgttattaaattatcttgtacattgtataagtgaccaaaacaataacaattttaattattaatcgtcTTATAATggtcaaaatgtaatattttattgataaaaaaaacaataaaaataaaaataaatacctaattatggtgtaaaatattatattataatccttAAAACGGTtacgaatttttttcattactttaGACTTTACAACAAATGCGGAATGGAGACAGATCGGCACAAGGAGATTCGAAAATCTACAGCTGCccacatatttttgaatagacAAACTTGTAACAACATCTAATTTACTAAAGCAACCTTggttttgtacaatttttaaaaacagtaaCAACAAATTTAACTAATCGCTGTGTTTGacgtattattgaaaattaatagaaaacaaGGGAAAATTTTAGATCGaagacaataaattatgttactaCAGTAGCAGCAGCTATTTATAACAAGGAAAAACtggattaatttatataattaaaaaaaaaaaaaacatttttctttacttaattaatatatatttttaattgctattataacttatgaggaattttgtgttattaaatcGCTTTTGAATTGCAAAAAAATCGGTAATTTACAAGTAAATATctaatgttgtaaaaatttgaactttaaacgctcataaaaaataattgtcactttcagctaaacattttttttttcaaaggtgGCGAATCTTATGATGaactttaaattgaattatcaaaacttaaatataagaagaaacattttttataaatgtctaacaaaaaagttttaaaattttaataataatgacaaatgTTTGGAATTCATGTCAAGTTCTAGACAAAGCTCACAGTGTGTGCATCTGTGGGTGGCCAAATGCTGTGGCCTTTCCtgcacatttatattattaagtttttaaatagaactgttaatttgaaataaatttttaataattaaacagtttttttaatagctattataacttagaatttggaaaaaaatagatGTTTAGTCAaagaataacaattttcatttaaaaatattatttttgggtacttacttataacttttaaagctataattatagtacacatagtgtataattatatttcatagaaaaaattcaatttttaaatgcaatgttttcggcaaaaattaatcaaacgtACAGTATAActaatagtagtataattaaattactttagtaCATCATACactttacctatttattagtattttagtcTGTTAGAccgtttaatattgaatttgccCCTTGTTATAAACGTACGGCTACATATATGCAGAAATGCCTCAAACTTTGCAGCATTCCCAATTGATGAACGCAATCCACTTTTAATAATCTTTAACTTACTTTTTTCACAGTTAACCTGATCAAAAGACATTTGCTGTGTTTTTCAATAGCTGGCATTTTCATGTGCACTCATTGACCAtgttttggattatttttgaGATTATCATCAACACTAATTGatggatataataaaaaaataaataaacatatttgtcAACTTGTAAGTATACGTGATacgtatatttactattatagtgtAACAATATTAGACATATTTATAGTGCAATATGATACTAAACCTTCCAAAATTCCAACATACCAGAACCGGCTCACAATCTTATAATTTCCACCGGCCAAGGAAAACAAATCGCCTCAACTCTGGTAGAATATgactttataatacataatatattaatattatgtaggaacATAAATAGTTGACAAAATAAATCGTGACACAGAACGCGGTTAACACTTCAATTagattaggtatatatgtatataatatgtaatatgtataataataagtaataacgctTTATCAAAGTATTATCGGATGTAGAACGTTCagttatctaaaattattcgtaggtatattatattgtgggTATGCGAATGCGATTATTACAAGGCATGTATTCGCTGTACGGCCGCAAAACGACCAACGAGTTTGTTATAAtctgacgataataatattataaatatatctccACGCATGGATAACgctttttttgtaatacataaaataccaaGACTTCTGcagtattttagtaattttttaggtATGCTGtccgaataaaaataaaattattatcgtcatgataaatttaaaattagtattatttgtaccaacataatattataaataataggtattcaataatattatgtttataattataatattaaaattataatattaggacAACATTAACCGGTTTCGCACGATTTAAGTTCATGGCAAATGGCAAgtacagtatatattaatcaaatggaaccacaataattgtttcgacgattttttttccaatagaTATGTCAAAATACGTACCTACAGggcaataacaaattatactcggtagtaaatttaaacgttaaaaaaaaattgccattttttatatttcgtaGAAAACGACGATTAATTGTATAGGTTAGCAAtagataaaagtttaaaaatcgtTGTGCactgttaatttttcaagGCTAAAAAACATACAGTGgtaattcattttgttttattatgtataaataatgtctaaacatttaattttgagtaCCTAATCAGAATTGTAAAAAACAACGTTAATTCtgcaatatatttagtatgaaaaaaaagatgataatattattataaacaataatattgttttgattgaataagtaggtactttagattttttattattttttatttttaaattttttttactgtacctATTCATTCAGACGTGTGCTacgtattcataatataatttatacaattattatcaacttaCGCAGATACTATGATATTTATGTACGATGTGCTGCATATGCAATAGGAAAAATATACcactgatttattaaataaataattattaattattataaagtattatttttaagaaaattagaaatattatcaaaattgcaatttttaaaattattaacgaatatagtgataataaatagttgtaattgtatgtatatataagacGCATTTTCATGAGAAatgttaaactttttatatcaTTCTTTTTGGCCTGGCATGCGCCGTT
Proteins encoded in this region:
- the LOC114121951 gene encoding mucin-5AC-like isoform X1; the protein is MAGLKIFITVFLTLVAKDSVFSCSLRSHKHGSSHPCLSSTSDSTSTLHLTPVLKPQTISPPCDSSANPSSCSSSVHAPAISSTPTLSPDLSGSTPLISPTPLALTNNTDLLNSIIQILSSPAYSLQAGKAPTFDKSTLPSPSTSNAAQLPASGSKPLTTSLPCASGSSSSSSSILPNPSCDTVQSITVPIPKSPYEIDTATNTDIINFLLNKSSLVSPHSSLSDSKPTPLLPPCILFKPTLNKNVVPGTKPCSISHPAVPSLSVLPGVPRDSTPPPNHPVHEVLPLPVSEKPPASFLEHGSETAPEEFPAESNLPVSLPEVTPTSTPSLFSGYNPTFINLLLTLLLSNKAQMGSSPLIPTKTYDVHMPNVTSVPAPDKKLHTISPACSSSSSESTKSSCLPNVLNNQSNGTISPLQQILTSLTPTPASGISSGFNPEFIKLVIKNLLSNRTSTSIPFSSLVPLLRAKLNTTSIVSSTSNPILTSTVNRPLSELNSNVSSNNTFDSAPASDNNQNILISKNQELNNILIKLFTSYNASKTSIIPCSPSSTSYSSSTLNTTQISSVPCIPPITSLPGTLNKFPSLKSGLKPSFPSLIQSPIITPLQNVKSFPERVQHLAPIPIPYPTSPSSNIDLCRSKHKDLQLSSLPSTGVNPCLQNIVRPHTPHLPLPLPCSLSSTKLSSGCKHIYHPPSN
- the LOC114121951 gene encoding uncharacterized protein LOC114121951 isoform X2 — translated: MAGLKIFITVFLTLVAKDSVFSCSLRSHKHGSSHPCLSSTSDSTSTLHLTPVLKPQTISPPCDSSANPSSCSSSVHAPAISSTPTLSPDLSGSTPLISPTPLALTNNTDLLNSIIQILSSPAYSLQAGTKPCSISHPAVPSLSVLPGVPRDSTPPPNHPVHEVLPLPVSEKPPASFLEHGSETAPEEFPAESNLPVSLPEVTPTSTPSLFSGYNPTFINLLLTLLLSNKAQMGSSPLIPTKTYDVHMPNVTSVPAPDKKLHTISPACSSSSSESTKSSCLPNVLNNQSNGTISPLQQILTSLTPTPASGISSGFNPEFIKLVIKNLLSNRTSTSIPFSSLVPLLRAKLNTTSIVSSTSNPILTSTVNRPLSELNSNVSSNNTFDSAPASDNNQNILISKNQELNNILIKLFTSYNASKTSIIPCSPSSTSYSSSTLNTTQISSVPCIPPITSLPGTLNKFPSLKSGLKPSFPSLIQSPIITPLQNVKSFPERVQHLAPIPIPYPTSPSSNIDLCRSKHKDLQLSSLPSTGVNPCLQNIVRPHTPHLPLPLPCSLSSTKLSSGCKHIYHPPSN